The following proteins are co-located in the Castanea sativa cultivar Marrone di Chiusa Pesio chromosome 8, ASM4071231v1 genome:
- the LOC142605513 gene encoding UDP-glycosyltransferase 92A1-like, whose translation MAEREENIVLFPFMAQGHIIPFLALALHIEQSKNYAVTLVNTPLNIKKLRPSLPPNSSINLVEIPFSSSDYGLPPKAENTDTLPYHQVIQLVEAGISLKSSFKKLIENLTEQQGNPPLCIIADIFFGWTASIAKELNVFHAIFSGNSGFGLACYYSLWIHLPHRYVDSDEFSLPDFAEASSIHVSQLAKTIKEADGTDPWTIFHQKKNLPEWVKSDGILFNTVEEFDHVGLLYFRRKLGRPVWPIGPVLLSTKRQARAGKEGGISSELCLEWLNTKPLNSVLYVSFGSMNTISASQMMQLAMGLEASGKIFIWVVRPPIGFDLNSEFKANEWLPEGFEERIKGSKRGLLVHNWAPQVDILSHKSVSTFLSHCGWNSVLESLSHGVPIIGWPMAAEQFFNVKLLEEELGVCVELARGKSCEIRHEDIVEKIELVMNETKKGNEMRSRACEVVEMIKNAKKDEEGFKGCSVKALDDFFSAALSMRKKTKKEQDIVA comes from the coding sequence ATGGCTGAGAGAGAGGAAAACATAGTGCTTTTTCCATTCATGGCACAAGGCCATATTATACCTTTCCTAGCCTTAGCCCTCCACATAGAACAAAGCAAAAACTACGCAGTAACTTTGGTCAATACCCCCTTAAACATCAAGAAGCTAAGGCCCTCTCTCCCTCCGAACTCCTCCATTAACCTCGTTGAAATCCCTTTCTCAAGCTCTGACTATGGCCTCCCTCCCAAAGCTGAGAACACAGACACTCTTCCTTACCACCAAGTCATCCAACTCGTGGAAGCCGGCATTTCTCTGAAGTCATCATTCAAGAAGCTCATTGAAAACCTCACCGAACAACAAGGCAACCCTCCACTTTGTATCATTGCTGACATTTTCTTTGGATGGACTGCAAGTATTGCTAAAGAGCTCAATGTGTTTCATGCAATCTTTAGTGGAAATAGTGGGTTCGGCTTGGCTTGTTACTATTCTCTCTGGATACACCTGCCTCACAGGTATGTGGATTCTGATGAGTTTTCTTTGCCTGATTTTGCTGAAGCTTCAAGCATTCATGTTTCACAGTTGGCAAAAACTATAAAAGAGGCTGATGGTACTGATCCTTGGACTATCTTTCACCAAAAGAAGAATCTTCCAGAGTGGGTGAAATCTGATGGGATTTTGTTTAACACTGTGGAAGAGTTTGACCATGTTGGATTGTTGTACTTTAGGCGCAAACTTGGTCGGCCTGTTTGGCCTATTGGGCCGGTTCTTTTATCCACAAAAAGGCAAGCTCGTGCTGGCAAAGAAGGTGGTATTAGTTCTGAGCTTTGTCTTGAATGGCTTAATACAAAGCCTTTGAATTCTGTTCTTTATGTGTCTTTTGGCTCAATGAACACCATCTCTGCCTCACAGATGATGCAATTGGCTATGGGGCTGGAGGCTAGTGGCAAGATTTTCATTTGGGTTGTTAGGCCACCAATTGGGTTTGACTTGAACTCAGAATTCAAAGCAAACGAATGGTTGCCAGAAGGATTTGAAGAGAGAATAAAGGGATCAAAAAGAGGGTTACTAGTGCATAATTGGGCACCCCAGGTGGACATTTTGTCTCACAAGTCTGTTTCTACATTTTTGAGTCATTGTGGGTGGAATTCAGTGCTCGAATCGCTTAGTCATGGTGTGCCTATTATTGGGTGGCCTATGGCAGCAgagcaattttttaatgtgaagTTACTGGAGGAAGAGTTGGGAGTTTGTGTGGAGTTAGCCAGAGGGAAGAGCTGTGAGATTAGACATGAAGATATagttgagaaaattgagttggTGATGAATGAGACAAAGAAAGGCAATGAAATGAGAAGTAGAGCTTGTGAAGTGGTGGAGATGATTAAGAATGCCAAGAAAGATGAGGAAGGTTTCAAAGGGTGTTCTGTCAAAGCCTTGGATGACTTTTTCAGTGCTGcattgtcaatgaggaagaagaCTAAGAAGGAACAAGATATTGTGGCCTGA